The sequence TGAGACATTAGGAAACAGCCTGGATTAAAATGGTAGTCTgaataatcataaaaataaatcctcAGCGCTTGTTCCAACCTCAGCACAAGTTGAGCCTAAATTAAACTGCTGGTTTTGTTGAACGTGAAATTTATTATCCAATAATTAGCAAGTGCTCCGGAGTGTGACTGATCCCACGTATACCAAGTCATGCTCATGCTTGCTGCCGgtacatacattttttttttcttttggcacaCACTGTACCAAGCCGGGTTATTGTCTTGTCAggctagaaaagaaaaattaatcaaCTAAGACCGACGACTCGAAACATCTATATATACACATCCAGTACAAGCATCGTCAACACCGCATGCACAACTACTACaaccaaacaaattaaaccaAGCCATATCGATCGAATTATCGGTCAAGAGATGGCAGCTTCTGTCACCTGCAAGCTACACCCAGGGCACTCGCTAACGAGGCACCActacggcggcgaggagggccaTGCCTGTGTCTGTGCACTGTGCGAGCGcatcatcgccggcgccggctacAGGTGCGGCGAGTGCGGTGGCTTCGACGCCCACGAGGCCTGCCTCTCGCTGCCGATGCGCGTCGCGTTCGTCGGGCACCCCGCGCACGAGCTCACGCTCTCCCTCCTCACGGCCAGCCGGTGGTGCGACGCCTGCAGGGTGGCCTCCCACGCCGGGTGCTGCGTGTACCGCTGCGTGGCGTGCGACTTCGACG is a genomic window of Oryza glaberrima chromosome 7, OglaRS2, whole genome shotgun sequence containing:
- the LOC127780903 gene encoding uncharacterized protein LOC127780903; its protein translation is MAASVTCKLHPGHSLTRHHYGGEEGHACVCALCERIIAGAGYRCGECGGFDAHEACLSLPMRVAFVGHPAHELTLSLLTASRWCDACRVASHAGCCVYRCVACDFDVHARCTSLLDGKQQHGRKRGVARRVGMAALRMGLFGLRVADAVTGGFGSPVIEVIETALNL